A stretch of Eubalaena glacialis isolate mEubGla1 chromosome 10, mEubGla1.1.hap2.+ XY, whole genome shotgun sequence DNA encodes these proteins:
- the LOC133099020 gene encoding translin-like, which translates to MSVSEIFVELQGFLAAEQDIREEIRKVVQSLEQTAREILTLLQGVHQGAGFQDIPKRCLKAREHFGTVKTHLTSLKTKFPAEQYYRFHEHWRFVLQRLVFLAAFVVYLESETLVTREAVTEILGIEPDREKGFHLDVEDYLSGVLILASELSRLSVNSVTAGDYSRPLHISTFINELDSGFRLLNLKNDSLRKR; encoded by the coding sequence ATGTCTGTGAGCGAGATCTTCGTGGAGCTGCAGGGCTTTTTGGCTGCCGAGCAGGACATCCGAGAGGAAATCCGAAAAGTTGTACAGAGTTTAGAACAAACAGCTCGAGAGATTTTAACTCTACTGCAAGGGGTCCATCAGGGTGCTGGGTTTCAGGACATTCCAAAGAGGTGTTTGAAAGCTCGAGAACATTTTGGTACAGTAAAAACACATCTGACGTCTTTGAAGACCAAGTTTCCTGCTGAACAGTATTACAGGTTTCACGAGCACTGGAGGTTTGTGCTACAGCGCCTGGTCTTCTTGGCAGCCTTCGTCGTGTACTTGGAGTCGGAGACCCTGGTGACTCGAGAGGCGGTCACGGAGATCCTTGGCATTGAGCCAGATCGGGAGAAGGGATTTCATCTGGATGTAGAAGACTATCTCTCGGGAGTTCTCATTCTTGCTAGTGAACTGTCGAGACTGTCGGTCAACAGCGTGACCGCCGGAGACTACTCCCGGCCCCTGCACATCTCCACCTTCATCAACGAGCTGGATTCCGGCTTCCGCCTCCTCAACCTCAAAAACGACTCCCTGCGGAAGCGCTAG